TGATCAGTCAACAACGAACACTGGGGATCACCCCCGCTTATGCGGGAAAGACTCCGTTGCCGGGCAGTCGTACTACAGCAAAATAGGATCACCCCCGCTTATGCGGGAAAGACTTCGCGGAAACCTCCCAAGTCCTCGCTCAATGTAGGATCACCCCCGCTTATGCGGGAAAGACCTTGACGACTTTATTTGCGATATCGACTAGGTAGGATCACCCCCGCTTATGCGGGAAAGACATTTCTTTTTTTCTTTCGTCAAAATTGTTCATAGGATCACCCCCGCTTATGCGGGAAAGACCTTGACGAAACCATGAGTTTCGAGCGTTTGCAAAGGATCACCCCCGCTTATGCGGGAAAGACACCTCCCGTGGACTTGCATAAGCTTTACGCCTAGGATCACCCCCGCTTATGCGGGAAAGACTGCTCTTGGGTTTTAAATTTATTCTTGTCTTTGGGATCACCCCCGCTTATGCGGGAAAGACCTTTTTATATGTTCTAATAAACTTTCAATCTCAGGATCACCCCCGCTTATGCGGGAAAGACATGTTGAAGACGCCACGGCAAATGTGCTTTTTAGGATCACCCCCGCTTATGCGGGAAAGACTCAATATCATAAACTCTGTCATATCTCGATATCGGGATCACCCCCGCTTATGCGGGAAAGACCCGAAACAAGGCATATATTGGACAGTACACTGAGGATCACCCCCGCTTATGCGGGAAAGACTAAAAAAGTGTTTTCTGCTTTTTGCCCTGATAAGGATCACCCCCGCTTATGCGGGAAAGACGGTATTTTATTTTTTTTGTTTTGTGCCAACTGTGGGATCACCCCCGCTTATGCGGGAAAGACAAGAAGGCAAACGCAATGAAACATACTATCAAGGGATCACCCCCGCTTATGCGGGAAAGACATCGCAGGGAAGTGAGTGGGATACTGTAGCTTAGGATCACCCCCGCTTATGCGGGAAAGACTGGAATAATGCGTATCTGAAATATGAATGCTCGGGATCACCCCCGCTTATGCGGGAAAGACTTCTTCAATCTCAAAAGCTACATCTTCTACTTGGGATCACCCCCGCTTATGCGGGAAAGACTTTAATCCTTCACGACTAACATATTTTAAAACGGGATCACCCCCGCTTATGCGGGAAAGACAAAAGTATATTTTCGTAGATTTACCGATAAATAGGATCACCCCCGCTTATGCGGGAAAGACGGAATAAACTGTGGGATAGACACTAATCACGGAGGATCACCCCCGCTTATGCGGGAAAGACTCTATGCCTCGACTGCCCTCTTGCCTCGTCCAAGGATCACCCCCGCTTATGCGGGAAAGACACATTAAACGCTTTGACAATTGGACCTGCCTTAGGATCACCCCCGCTTATGCGGGAAAGACAAATCTCCTTTTATTGTTGTTGTAATTTTGGTAGGATCACCCCCGCTTATGCGGGAAAGACGGAGATGGACGTCCTCGAATCTACTCTTGGGGTAGGATCACCCCCGCTTATGCGGGAAAGACCTTACCGATTACTTGGTCATCTACGATGATTTTAGGATCACCCCCGCTTATGCGGGAAAGACTCAACCAAGCGATAAGTTTATAAGCATATTTAGGGATCACCCCCGCTTATGCGGGAAAGACCACGCCCGTCTTGAAAAACGTGTGCTTGAATGGGGATCACCCCCGCTTATGCGGGAAAGACATAAGCTCGATACGCAATACTCGGTGAAGCTGAGGATCACCCCCGCTTATGCGGGAAAGACGCTGGCAAGTTAACCACAGAAAACTGGAATCAGTGGATCACCCCCGCTTATGCGGGAAAGACAGATCCGCTTGTGTTTTGTTGCGTGCTAGCAGAGGATCACCCCCGCTTATGCGGGAAAGACTTTCAACCGTGAGTGGCGTAACGTCGGAACTTAGGATCACCCCCGCTTATGCGGGAAAGACGTTTAGAAAATAACATTCGTATTGTGGGTAAAGGGATCACCCCCGCTTATGCGGGAAAGACAAGCAATGACCTGTAAAAGATGTTTCAATGGCAGGATCACCCCCGCTTATGCGGGAAAGACCAACACAATCCGATGGCTACGTTATAGTAGCTAGGATCACCCCCGCTTATGCGGGAAAGACAATACAGAATATCTATTAAACTTTAAAAACAAAGGATCACCCCCGCTTATGCGGGAAAGACTGAATTAAACATCCTTTTGTATTCGCCATTTTCAGGATCACCCCCGCTTATGCGGGAAAGACGACGTGTTTGCCTTACCAGAAAGCGATGAAGAAGGATCACCCCCGCTTATGCGGGAAAGACGGCGCATCAAAACCTTCACTGACTAGATCCACAGGATCACCCCCGCTTATGCGGGAAAGACTGAAATATATGGAAGGAAAAACGTTGCTTTTAGAGGATCACCCCCGCTTATGCGGGAAAGACTAGCTTTCTTAGTCGTCTTCGCCATGCTTACCAGGATCACCCCCGCTTATGCGGGAAAGACTGTGCCCGTTGTGGCCAAGTCGTTGATGTCTCAGGATCACCCCCGCTTATGCGGGAAAGACATTGGCAATTTTATTGCAGAGCATCAAGAAGGAGGATCACCCCCGCTTATGCGGGAAAGACTGGATAACTTTAAATAAACGTGGAACTGATCTAGGATCACCCCCGCTTATGCGGGAAAGACCAAGGAATTTAAAAGAGTACAAAGGAGCAAAAGGGATCACCCCCGCTTATGCGGGAAAGACATTTAGACGATTGCCAAACAGGAAATTTTGTGGGGATCACCCCCGCTTATGCGGGAAAGACCTGCTCTCTAACTTTGCCGTAGTTACCTCCGTCGGATCACCCCCGCTTATGCGGGAAAGACTCGATTATAACAAAATGACGTTTACCGCCAATAGGATCACCCCCGCTTATGCGGGAAAGACTAAAAATGTAACTAAAAAAGATGTTATGCTAGAGGATCACCCCCGCTTATGCGGGAAAGACTTTTAGGGTATGCCGTAAAATATTATAGTACCAGGATCACCCCCGCTTATGCGGGAAAGACTCACAACATCGTTGATGATATAGGTCATTTCTGGGATCACCCCCGCTTATGCGGGAAAGACATGTATTAATGACTTACACACAAGGAAACGTTAGGATCACCCCCGCTTATGCGGGAAAGACCATTCGAACTTTTTAAAAGATTATCCTTTAATCAGGATCACCCCCGCTTATGCGGGAAAGACCACTTGAATTTGATCTTCAGCATAATAGACATAGGATCACCCCCGCTTATGCGGGAAAGACGTATTAGCATTTGTTTTATTATGGGGTTATCTAGGATCACCCCCGCTTATGCGGGAAAGACCTCGGTTTAGATAATTCAAAGCAAAAATATTAAGGATCACCCCCGCTTATGCGGGAAAGACTCGGAAAACAGTGAAACACCTAAAGCACTAACAAGGATCACCCCCGCTTATGCGGGAAAGACTGGCGGATGCTTTAAATTATTTTGAAAGTCCAAGGATCACCCCCGCTTATGCGGGAAAGACTATTGGTGATCAAACTGGCGATAAAATGGACGAGGATCACCCCCGCTTATGCGGGAAAGACATCAATTCCAACGTCCTTTTTATATGGATGATGGGATCACCCCCGCTTATGCGGGAAAGACTCTTTTATCTCTTCAGCTGTTAAAGTTTCACCAGGATCACCCCCGCTTATGCGGGAAAGACCGCTCAGATTGCACAGAAGATACAAGATTTAAAGGATCACCCCCGCTTATGCGGGAAAGACGTCAGATAAATTTAATAAAGAATACAACGTGAAGGATCACCCCCGCTTATGCGGGAAAGACATATCTTCATGTTCAATATCCCATGCCCCTAGCGGATCACCCCCGCTTATGCGGGAAAGACAGTTAAAGATCCCTACAAAAACAGCATTTTTAATTCACCATTTTCAAAAATTTATTCACTTTTGTCGATAATTGATATATTATTTTCGCATCTTCCAGAGCTCGGTGAGGTACATAATCATCAAATCCATAACTTACTAAAGCTGTTTTTAATTTATAATCACTGAGAAGCATTTTTTCTCGTTTAATATACCGAATTAAATCATGAGGCTTATTTGATAACTTTATTAAGTCATGATCCTTTAAATATTTATTCAAAAAGCGAAGATCAAAGTCAAGTCCGTAACCAACTATAGGAAAATCTTCTATAAAGTCTACAAACTCCATTAATGAATCCTTTAAAGGTTGACCATTTTCATCTAATAAATCTTGAGTGATACCAGTTAACTTAATAATATCTGTTGGTAATTCCTTATCGTATTTAATTAATTGATGAAAATTTGTTAGTTTTCCTCCATCCAGCTTAACTGCTCCGATTTCAATAATTTGATTATCGTTATAATCTAGTCCATCTGTTTCAATGTCAATTACGACATATTTATAATTTGGCTCGTTCGTAGGTGAATACTTTTTAGAATATTTCTTAGCTTTTTGAAATTTTGCTGCATTACTATAACCTTTTATATAATTAGTTTCACTAACTTCATCGTTCACCTTTGGCAATATTACCAGTGGAACTCCATCGTAATCGATTACTTGTCGTTGTGTATTTATTGTTTCAAACTGGTAACCTATTTCATTACGATAAACGTAACTCATGGTAGCTTCTCCAGTTCCGACGCTTTGAACTACTCTTTCCCATAATTGTCCTCGTACCTTAGTATTAAAATTACCGACATAAACGCCAGTAGCTATTTCTTGCATCCATTTAGTTAAATCTCCTCGAAGCGAATTAGGTACTTTTTTTAAAGTAATCACAGTAAACGGCATTATTGTGGCACCTCTTCGTAATTCACTCCATGTTTAACCAATTCCTCTTTATCGTCCCATAGATTAATAACATCGATAAACATTTCTTCCTCTGCTTCTACATCCATAAGATACTGTAAGTCTTTAACGATAGTTTTCATGATTTTCCCGTCTACAAAAGCATCACGCACTCTCAGCCGAGTTTTGCGTCCAATATCTTCATCTGGAAGACTTTCACCAGCTATTTCAAAAGCAATTGGTATAGTTAAATCAGCCTTATAAAGGTCTGCTATATCATAAACAAAGGATAAATCATGTCCAGTATGTACAAATCCTAGACCAGGCGACATTCCTAAAGCTACTATAATACTGTATACAAGACCGTACAATGAAACATGCCCCGCTGATAAAGCTTGATTAACAGGAGTCCCAGCTTCAAAGTCATCAGGATTGTACTCTCTTTTTGTCCATTCCACATTATGGAGTTTAGATTGCTTTCGATAGACTTCCCGTACTCTCGCTCCTTCTCTTCCTCTTAATTGTTGCATAGTCAAATTGGATACGTCCTCATTAGGAAAACGCATTTGATACATTTTTCGAGCTACCGATAACCTTGACCGTGTATTTGATACAAGATTAGCTTGTCTTTCCAACAAACGGCTGGAATGTGCAAGAGCGCGACCGTGAGCATAATGTCTAACGCCTCGCTCTCCTACCCAAACCATACTTGTTCCCGTATCTCCGATTAGTTCAATTGCTCGATGACTTACATCAGTTCCTGGCCCCAATAGCAAAACGCCAACCATTGAAGCTGGAATGCGAACAATACCTTTACTATCTAAAACCGTTATTGCGCTATCTTGTCGATTAATTTTAGCATGTTCAATATAAATGAAGGTAACTCGATCGCCAATTCTTGGTAATTCATTCAACTCAGTTTTTTTAGCTCCACTATGTTTTTTCATACTCTACACTCCTGGAATAACTGTCATCATACCAAACCCATATGCTTTTTTCTTACCAAATCCTTCTGTCAACGTTTTTCTAAAAGTATTGATATCAAGAATTTCTAATATTCCTTCATAAGTCACTTTACTCAAACGAATATCCTTTTGATGATTTTTCTTTAAAACTTCAAAACTACGTTCTGTAATAAAAAAATCTTCAGAATTTAATAAAAAACCATTCTTTTCAGCTCGATTGAATAAAAAATTCAGTTGATCTTTTTCTGACAAATATGGTAATACTCGTCCTCTTGTTTGCCCCTCTTGCTTTTTAGAAATAACTGGATTTAAATCAACTTTGAAGCGAGCCTTCGTACCAACGTTTAGTGAGCTTAAGAAACTATCATATTCTTTAGTACGAGCACTTCCCTTCACTCCGTAAGTTTCAAGGAGATTCAAGTCAGGCTTTTCAGGACTAACTACTAATAAATATTGTTTGCCTTTTAATTGATCTATCCGCCAAAGTTTTCTAGAACGTTCTTTTTCAGTGAACTCCTCCGGAAAACTTTGTTCAACCCAATTATGGTAAGCTCCCAAATGAGTTAAGTCTTGAATTTTATATCTATTGTTGGTGTCAACTTCTACTTGTGATAAATACATCTTAACCTCCTAAAGCGTCAAAAGCATCATGCTCATTTAAAAAGCCTTTCTTGTCCAACTTTTTATCTTGTATCTCGATTTTAATTTGTGCTTCACCGCGAAATCCAAACGAACGATTTTTTTGTGAGAAAGATTTTGCTCTATCTTGTCGCATTTGTGTCGGTTCCCCCAACACTAAATCCGAATCAACGTATGCAGTTAACTGATTTGTACTTGTCTTTTTGTACCACTTAGCTGCTTGCCAAGGAAGTTGCTGCAAACTTTCTACGACATCTTTTTTACTACTTTCAATAAAAAAATCTGCAGATAACGGTAAAGATCTTCGTCCCATAAATGGTTGAAAATATGGTTCTTTTAAACCTTGCTCAATTTTTTCAACAAATTGTTCATCTTCATGTCCAATAGCTACAATAAAAATAGCATCTTCTAAATAATAACGATCAGTAACGTAGGTTCTTTCTATATCCCCATTATTCTTATACTTTCTTGCAATATGGTAATCTCGTAAGCTTTCGCCAGCTTGATCAATACGTACACCAAAATCTAAATCATTTAACTCTTGAATTTTTTTATCCTCATGACGTCGATAACCTAAACTTGCAGCAACCATTCCTATAACAGCACTTTTTGAAGGGTAACGATCTGTCTCTCTCGTCTCAAAATGAGAAGATGTGCCCCACGACTGCAATGGACCGGAAAATTTCAATAATAGTGTTTTCATACTATTCACCCACCTCAGCAGGTATTAAATTATTTGTAACCTCTGTAAAATGTTCTAACAAAGTCTTTAAGTTTTCTTCGTTAACACCATCAACGTCAAGGTTATCTCCATCTTCCATTGTTAAGTAAAATGTATATTCGGGTTCGTTAACAAACTTTTCTACTTTTCTTAATTCATTAAATAACTTTTTAATTGAAGAAGAAACATTGCCATTTGAAGTTTTAACAGGTTCTTCAAATGCTGAAACCAAATTTACTGGACGATCTGTTCTGAGATTGACTACAATTGCTTGAGGTAGCGTTTGATTTGCATATGAATTGACTTTCCCTGTAGGTATTGAATTAGAAAAAGCTTCAATAAATAATCGTAAAGTATTTATAACAGTTTCTTTATTA
This region of Tetragenococcus osmophilus genomic DNA includes:
- the cas6e gene encoding type I-E CRISPR-associated protein Cas6/Cse3/CasE, with the protein product MYLSQVEVDTNNRYKIQDLTHLGAYHNWVEQSFPEEFTEKERSRKLWRIDQLKGKQYLLVVSPEKPDLNLLETYGVKGSARTKEYDSFLSSLNVGTKARFKVDLNPVISKKQEGQTRGRVLPYLSEKDQLNFLFNRAEKNGFLLNSEDFFITERSFEVLKKNHQKDIRLSKVTYEGILEILDINTFRKTLTEGFGKKKAYGFGMMTVIPGV
- the cas5e gene encoding type I-E CRISPR-associated protein Cas5/CasD, coding for MKTLLLKFSGPLQSWGTSSHFETRETDRYPSKSAVIGMVAASLGYRRHEDKKIQELNDLDFGVRIDQAGESLRDYHIARKYKNNGDIERTYVTDRYYLEDAIFIVAIGHEDEQFVEKIEQGLKEPYFQPFMGRRSLPLSADFFIESSKKDVVESLQQLPWQAAKWYKKTSTNQLTAYVDSDLVLGEPTQMRQDRAKSFSQKNRSFGFRGEAQIKIEIQDKKLDKKGFLNEHDAFDALGG
- the cas1e gene encoding type I-E CRISPR-associated endonuclease Cas1e, producing MKKHSGAKKTELNELPRIGDRVTFIYIEHAKINRQDSAITVLDSKGIVRIPASMVGVLLLGPGTDVSHRAIELIGDTGTSMVWVGERGVRHYAHGRALAHSSRLLERQANLVSNTRSRLSVARKMYQMRFPNEDVSNLTMQQLRGREGARVREVYRKQSKLHNVEWTKREYNPDDFEAGTPVNQALSAGHVSLYGLVYSIIVALGMSPGLGFVHTGHDLSFVYDIADLYKADLTIPIAFEIAGESLPDEDIGRKTRLRVRDAFVDGKIMKTIVKDLQYLMDVEAEEEMFIDVINLWDDKEELVKHGVNYEEVPQ
- the cas2e gene encoding type I-E CRISPR-associated endoribonuclease Cas2e, coding for MPFTVITLKKVPNSLRGDLTKWMQEIATGVYVGNFNTKVRGQLWERVVQSVGTGEATMSYVYRNEIGYQFETINTQRQVIDYDGVPLVILPKVNDEVSETNYIKGYSNAAKFQKAKKYSKKYSPTNEPNYKYVVIDIETDGLDYNDNQIIEIGAVKLDGGKLTNFHQLIKYDKELPTDIIKLTGITQDLLDENGQPLKDSLMEFVDFIEDFPIVGYGLDFDLRFLNKYLKDHDLIKLSNKPHDLIRYIKREKMLLSDYKLKTALVSYGFDDYVPHRALEDAKIIYQLSTKVNKFLKMVN